A genome region from Populus alba chromosome 5, ASM523922v2, whole genome shotgun sequence includes the following:
- the LOC118030862 gene encoding amino acid permease 4 isoform X1: protein MQMGENAASKNYHNNHHLHSHHQVFDVSVDVPPQNSSKCFDDDGRLKRTGTLWTASSHIITAVIGSGVLSLAWAIAQLGWIAGPAVMFLFSLVTYYTSSLLTDCYRTGDPDTGKRNYTYMDAVQSILGGVKVNLCGLVQYIGLFGIAIGYTIASSISMMAIKRSNCFHQSGGQNPCHISSNPYMIMFGITEILLSQIPDFDQLWWLSIVAAVMSFTYSTIGLGLGIGKVAANGTFKGSLTGISIGTVTETEKIWRSFQALGAIAFAYSYSVILIEIQDTIKSPPAESKTMKKAAKISIVVTTTFYMLCGCMGYAAFGDQAPGNLLTGFGFYNPYWLIDIANVAIVIHLIGAYQVFCQPLFAFIEKWANQKWPENYFITKEFKIPVPGFRPYKLNLFRLVWRTIFVLLTTVISMLLPFFNDVVGILGALGFWPLTVYFPVEMYIVQKKIPKWSTRWICLQMLSMACLVISLVAVAGSIAGVVLDLKVYKPFKTSY, encoded by the exons ATGCAG ATGGGTGAGAATGCTGCCTCAAAGAACTACCACAACAACCACCACCTCCACAGCCATCACCAAGTCTTTGACGTCTCCGTTGATGTACCCCCTCAAAATAGTTCCAAGTGCTTCGATGATGATGGCCGCCTTAAAAGAACCG GTACTCTATGGACCGCTAGCTCCCACATAATAACAGCAGTGATAGGATCAGGAGTTCTTTCCTTGGCATGGGCTATAGCTCAACTAGGATGGATTGCTGGTCCTGCTGTGATGTTCTTGTTCTCATTGGTTACATACTATACCTCATCTCTACTCACTGACTGTTACCGGACTGGCGATCCTGATACAGGAAAAAGAAACTATACATACATGGACGCTGTTCAATCCATTCTTg GAGGAGTAAAAGTCAATTTGTGTGGCCTTGTTCAGTACATAGGCCTATTTGGTATTGCCATTGGTTACACCATTGCATCATCCATAAGCATGAT GGCAATTAAAAGGTCAAACTGTTTCCATCAAAGCGGTGGACAGAACCCATGTCACATTTCGAGCAACCCGTACATGATCATGTTTGGTATAACAGAAATTCTACTCTCTCAGATTCCAGACTTTGATCAGTTATGGTGGCTCTCTATCGTTGCCGCGGTCATGTCTTTTACTTACTCTACCATTGGTCTTGGCCTTGGCATTGGCAAAGTTGCAG CTAATGGAACTTTTAAGGGCAGTCTAACTGGGATAAGCATTGGAACCGTAACCGAAACTGAAAAGATATGGAGGAGTTTCCAAGCACTTGGGGCCATAGCCTTTGCATATTCATATTCTGTCATTCTTATAGAAATTCAA GACACAATTAAATCTCCACCAGCAGAATCAAAGACAATGAAGAAAGCTGCCAAGATAAGCATCGTAGTGACAACAACTTTCTATATGCTTTGTGGTTGCATGGGATATGCAGCTTTTGGAGACCAAGCTCCTGGAAACCTCCTCACCGGCTTTGGTTTCTATAACCCATATTGGCTTATTGATATTGCCAACGTTGCCATAGTAATCCACCTGATTGGAGCATATCAAGTGTTTTGCCAACCCCTCTTTGCTTTCATCGAGAAATGGGCAAACCAAAAATGGCCTGAAAATTACTTCATCACCAAGGAATTCAAAATCCCAGTCCCAGGTTTTAGGCCATACAAGCTGAATCTATTTAGATTGGTTTGGAGaacaatatttgtgttgttGACCACTGTTATATCAATGTTGCTCCCGTTCTTTAATGATGTTGTCGGAATTCTCGGTGCACTTGGTTTTTGGCCCTTGACGGTCTATTTTCCAGTGGAGATGTACATTGTACAAAAGAAGATACCAAAATGGAGCACAAGATGGATTTGTCTCCAGATGCTGAGCATGGCTTGCCTTGTGATTTCTCTCGTGGCTGTTGCAGGCTCGATTGCTGGTGTTGTGCTTGACCTTAAGGTTTACAAGCCGTTCAAGACAAGCTATTAA
- the LOC118030862 gene encoding amino acid permease 4 isoform X2, whose protein sequence is MGENAASKNYHNNHHLHSHHQVFDVSVDVPPQNSSKCFDDDGRLKRTGTLWTASSHIITAVIGSGVLSLAWAIAQLGWIAGPAVMFLFSLVTYYTSSLLTDCYRTGDPDTGKRNYTYMDAVQSILGGVKVNLCGLVQYIGLFGIAIGYTIASSISMMAIKRSNCFHQSGGQNPCHISSNPYMIMFGITEILLSQIPDFDQLWWLSIVAAVMSFTYSTIGLGLGIGKVAANGTFKGSLTGISIGTVTETEKIWRSFQALGAIAFAYSYSVILIEIQDTIKSPPAESKTMKKAAKISIVVTTTFYMLCGCMGYAAFGDQAPGNLLTGFGFYNPYWLIDIANVAIVIHLIGAYQVFCQPLFAFIEKWANQKWPENYFITKEFKIPVPGFRPYKLNLFRLVWRTIFVLLTTVISMLLPFFNDVVGILGALGFWPLTVYFPVEMYIVQKKIPKWSTRWICLQMLSMACLVISLVAVAGSIAGVVLDLKVYKPFKTSY, encoded by the exons ATGGGTGAGAATGCTGCCTCAAAGAACTACCACAACAACCACCACCTCCACAGCCATCACCAAGTCTTTGACGTCTCCGTTGATGTACCCCCTCAAAATAGTTCCAAGTGCTTCGATGATGATGGCCGCCTTAAAAGAACCG GTACTCTATGGACCGCTAGCTCCCACATAATAACAGCAGTGATAGGATCAGGAGTTCTTTCCTTGGCATGGGCTATAGCTCAACTAGGATGGATTGCTGGTCCTGCTGTGATGTTCTTGTTCTCATTGGTTACATACTATACCTCATCTCTACTCACTGACTGTTACCGGACTGGCGATCCTGATACAGGAAAAAGAAACTATACATACATGGACGCTGTTCAATCCATTCTTg GAGGAGTAAAAGTCAATTTGTGTGGCCTTGTTCAGTACATAGGCCTATTTGGTATTGCCATTGGTTACACCATTGCATCATCCATAAGCATGAT GGCAATTAAAAGGTCAAACTGTTTCCATCAAAGCGGTGGACAGAACCCATGTCACATTTCGAGCAACCCGTACATGATCATGTTTGGTATAACAGAAATTCTACTCTCTCAGATTCCAGACTTTGATCAGTTATGGTGGCTCTCTATCGTTGCCGCGGTCATGTCTTTTACTTACTCTACCATTGGTCTTGGCCTTGGCATTGGCAAAGTTGCAG CTAATGGAACTTTTAAGGGCAGTCTAACTGGGATAAGCATTGGAACCGTAACCGAAACTGAAAAGATATGGAGGAGTTTCCAAGCACTTGGGGCCATAGCCTTTGCATATTCATATTCTGTCATTCTTATAGAAATTCAA GACACAATTAAATCTCCACCAGCAGAATCAAAGACAATGAAGAAAGCTGCCAAGATAAGCATCGTAGTGACAACAACTTTCTATATGCTTTGTGGTTGCATGGGATATGCAGCTTTTGGAGACCAAGCTCCTGGAAACCTCCTCACCGGCTTTGGTTTCTATAACCCATATTGGCTTATTGATATTGCCAACGTTGCCATAGTAATCCACCTGATTGGAGCATATCAAGTGTTTTGCCAACCCCTCTTTGCTTTCATCGAGAAATGGGCAAACCAAAAATGGCCTGAAAATTACTTCATCACCAAGGAATTCAAAATCCCAGTCCCAGGTTTTAGGCCATACAAGCTGAATCTATTTAGATTGGTTTGGAGaacaatatttgtgttgttGACCACTGTTATATCAATGTTGCTCCCGTTCTTTAATGATGTTGTCGGAATTCTCGGTGCACTTGGTTTTTGGCCCTTGACGGTCTATTTTCCAGTGGAGATGTACATTGTACAAAAGAAGATACCAAAATGGAGCACAAGATGGATTTGTCTCCAGATGCTGAGCATGGCTTGCCTTGTGATTTCTCTCGTGGCTGTTGCAGGCTCGATTGCTGGTGTTGTGCTTGACCTTAAGGTTTACAAGCCGTTCAAGACAAGCTATTAA